In one Vanessa tameamea isolate UH-Manoa-2023 chromosome 10, ilVanTame1 primary haplotype, whole genome shotgun sequence genomic region, the following are encoded:
- the LOC113404241 gene encoding aminoacylase-1-like, which yields MSDDYKNNPSISNFVEYLQIASVQPNINYDDCVDFLKRQSDDIGLEFKIYEPVEKKPIVVLTWPGQDTSLPAILLNSHMDVVPVFENSWTYPPFSGHIDKDGKIYARGSQDMKCVGIQYLEAVRKLKSAGIKLKRTLHISFVPDEEIGGHDGMEKFVLTDSFKALNIGFALDEGMANPGEEFIIFNGERNIWQIHVICTGQPGHGSLLLPNNSGEKLRYIINKFMDMREEQKTILESNPKLTIGDVTTINLTQVFGGVQSNVVPEKLTAVFDCRLAVTIDQEAFENTVRQWCKEAGEGVSYEFEQKNPNVECTKTDDSNPYWVAFKSACDQMDLKLNIRIFPGGTDSRYVRRVGIPAIGFSPMNNTVILLHDHDEYISADIFLRGIDIYVNLITAVANV from the exons ACGATTGTGTTGATTTTCTCAAAAGGCAAAGTGATGATATTGGTCTCGAATTCAAGATATATGAACCAGTAGAAAAGAAGCCGATTGTGGTTCTGACATGGCCAGGTCAGGATACGTCACTTCCTGCGATCTTGTTGAACTCGCATATGGATGTTGTACCTGTATTTGAA aaCAGTTGGACTTACCCACCGTTTAGCGGACACATTGACAAGGATGGAAAAATATACGCCCGAGGCTCTCAAGATATGAAGTGTGTCGGTATTCAATATTTGGAAGCTGTACGTAAATTGAAATCGGCGGGAATCAAACTGAAACGAACTCTGCATATTTCTTTTGTTCCGG aTGAAGAAATTGGAGGACACGATGGAATGGAGAAATTCGTTCTAACAGATAGTTTTAAGGCACTAAATATAGGATTCGCATTAGATGAAGGCATGGCAAATCCGGGCGAAGAATTCATCATCTTTAATGGTGAACGTAATATCTGGC aaatccATGTTATATGCACGGGTCAACCAGGTCATGGATCCCTTTTATTGCCAAATAATTCTGGCGAAAAG ctgagatatattataaataaatttatggataTGAGAGAAGAGCAGAAAACGATTCTGGAAAGCAATCCGAAATTGACTATTGGAGATGTTACTACGATTAATTTGACGCAAGTTTtc ggtGGAGTGCAGTCCAACGTTGTTCCCGAAAAATTGACCGCTGTCTTCGATTGTCGTTTAGCTGTTACTATTGACCAAGAAGCATTCGAAAACACT GTACGACAATGGTGTAAGGAGGCCGGTGAAGGCGTATCGTACGAGTTCGAGCAAAAAAATCCGAACGTTGAGTGCACGAAGACGGATGACAGCAATCCATACTGGGTTGCGTTTAAATCGGCTTGTGATCAAAT GGATCTAAAGTTGAACATTCGAATTTTCCCTGGTGGTACTGATAGCAGATATGTTCGTCGTGTCGGCATCCCCGCTATTGGATTTTCGCCGATGAACAACACGGTCATCCTTTTACACGACCACGACGAATATATTAGCGCGGATATATTCTTAAGAGGGATAGATATCTACGTTAATCTGATTACCGCGGTCGCAAACGTTTAG
- the LOC113396682 gene encoding zinc finger protein 605-like, translating to MNKICRICLEEGVLSSIFAKNYAVSLCEMIEFTTKVKIRSNDGLPEQICSNCVYKLGVAYHFKQSCESADTRLRQYLGLHTPNRTKDAMVMTDAMVVTQRTLIKNCKCKIVEQKKSSSNYKKKAESEKLKRGPKPKPKQEHSCYQCDKQFKCKAQLEMHVRTHTGDKPFTCMFCPRKFTQKHNLTIHLRMHTGEKPFQCDVCSKTFSAQGNLQAHLKIHTGQKDHVCSLCKKSFITSSELTRHMFKHRGVKNFKCDICGAAYVHNRDLKLHQLRKHEISEKTKTQNEYNNSNNIDIIGIDEKKSMSQPVRHDVTDNKIPINNISGNHTLLSYENKIKEGHQYASNLSVNDPLHCTICGESFQFMAPLAQHYLNHHSKV from the exons atgaACAAGATATGTCGAATTTGCTTAGAAGAAGGCGTTTTATCGTCAATTTTTGCAAAAAATTATGCGGTATCGCTATGTGAAATGATAGAATTCACAACAAAAGTTAAG ATAAGAAGTAACGATGGTCTACCAGAACAGATTTGTAGCAACTGTGTTTATAAATTAGGAGTAGCCTATCATTTTAAACAATCTTGCGAGAGCGCAGATACACGACTTCGTCAATATTTAGGCTTACATACACcaaatag AACCAAAGACGCAATGGTTATGACTGATGCTATG gtTGTAACTCAAcggactttaattaaaaattg taaatgtaaaattgtaGAACAGAAAAAAAGTTCAtcgaattataaaaagaaagctGAATCTGAGAAATTAAAAAGAGGACCTAAACCAAAACCGAAACAGGAACACTCTTGTTATCAATGTGATAAACAGTTTAAATGCAAGGCACAATTGGAAATGCATGTAag gaCACACACTGGAGATAAGCCATTTACTTGTATGTTTTGTCCACGCAAATTCACTCAAAAACATAACCTGACAATACATCTTCGTATGCATACTGGAGAGAAGCCGTTTCAATGTGACGTATGCAG taaaaCATTTTCTGCTCAAGGGAATCTACAGGcgcatttaaaaatacacactGGACAAAAAGACCAT GTTTGTTcattatgtaaaaaatcttttataacatCAAGTGAGCTTACAAGGCACATGTTTAAACATAGAGGAGTAAAAAACTTCAAGTGTGATATATGTGGTGCTGCTTATGTGCACAATAGAGACCTG AAATTGCACCAGTTGAGGAAACATGAAATATCTGAAAAAACCAAGActcaaaatgaatataataatagcaacaatatagatataattggcatagatgaaaaaaaaagtatgtcacAACCTGTTAGGCACGATGTTACAGATAACAAAATcccaattaataatatatctggCAACCATACACTTTTATCAtatgagaataaaattaaagaggGTCATCAATATGCAAGTAACTTATCAGTTAATGATCCTTTGCATTGTACAATTTGTGGAGAGAGCTTTCAGTTTATGGCACCTTTAGCTCAGCATTATCTCAATCATCattcaaaagtataa